The window TACACTGTCCAATTAATATACTAGTACATACCTGCATGCATCTACATCTTGAATTAATTACTCTCTCATTAACTAGCTGAGGAGAGTGTTGTTTACACTTTCCAAGACCACCATCTACATTAATCTCTCACTAATTAACTTTGCAAATTCATTGTGGATCAACAAACAGATAAATGAGAAGTAAAGATTTTTTACATTTCTTTGTAAAAATCATTTTGTTAGCTAAACTTGGAGTATTAACCATTAATTGTTGAATTAGGTATTCTTTTTACTGTTCAAATTATCTCTTTGTTTTGTTGAATTTATCagctttttagattttatttcctAATTCTGACTTGGgttcttgaatttttggattttctttataTCTGCTTAGTTGTTGAAATGGTGGAATAATTGCTCCAACTGTTTTGCTGCTTAAATTTTTAACTTTGGTATTTGTTGTTATAAAAATAGCATACTCTGATTAAGGTTTTTGTTTAGTTGTCTTTGaacttttgtgtgtgtgtgtttctaaTAATTATGGTGGCCGGGCTAACTTGCTCGCACATGGACTAGTTCTACGGAAACCTGGCTCCAACAAGCAACAGTGAGCTTTTATACGCGCTCACttttaatttgtttgtcctatttttctttttagtttgtttcaaATAGAGTGCATCTTTCCTTTTTTCGTAACTCTTTCAACTTTCCACGTGGCATGTAAGACTACAAGATTAAAAGACGTTTTGATAAAGCtaacatatctttagtttaagatcaCGAGATTCAAAAGTTCTCATACTTTTTTAAACACCGTGCCAAGTCAAGACGGGACAATCAAATTGAAATGaatggagtaattttttttttgtcaccCTGAGTTCCTTCTTGTTCTTCCTAGTTTTTTGTGATCATATGACCTCAATGagttatttttaattctcttttgttgtttctttagaGACAAATGAATGGCGAGTCGCTAGTTGAGTCTCATGGCAGACCGCATACAGGAACAAAGACGTTGAGGAGATGTAATGATGGTCTAGGAGCTGATCATGTTATTCTGATTGATGTCGAGCTGACTGAAAGTTTTAGTAATGTTAGTTTTATTGATGTGCCCGAATCGAAACCCAAAAGTTGGTCTCCTTTCGGGAACATAATCCTCATCGATGACGATGATGTAAGCAATGAGAATGAATATTCTGAATTTGGTGCGGACGATGACCACCGCTTCTTTCATGACCCGTCCCCTAGCATGAGATCATGCTCAACCTCGAAAAGTGCTAAAGAACTTCgagatgaaattgatgatgattgtCAGTTTGTTGGAGAAAATGTTATTCCTCCGATGAAGTTATCAAAATGCAAAAGAACTTACTCTGGAAAAGTTCCTGTCCAAAATCGCCATGGTTTGATGTCTGATGATGTGAATGGTAGTGTGGACGGTCGTGTTGAGAACTGTATTACCACCCAAAGAGAAAGGATCAAGGAGACCTCCAAATACAAAAAGGCACTAGAGGAAGAATTGATGTCTAGGCAACGAGCGTTGGCGATTCAGGTCTGTCATGTGTAATTCTTCTTAATGACTTTTGCAGAGATTTGTTTTTTGGTTACGCTTTCGCAGTTCATTCGTCTGTAACTGCTGATCTTTTGACGGCGGAATGTCTTTTGATCTCATCAATACCATAATTGATCAAATGTTCTCTACTTCTGAttccttgagccgagggtctatcaaaaacaatctctctacctccACAAGGCAGGGGTAAGGTTTGCATATACACCACTTTCCCTAGATACCACCtgtgggactacactgggtatttgttgttgttgtgctcTACTTTTGTGTGCCTATTTGTAGCCTGTATGCTCCACAGGTGTCGAAATTATTGCAGTGCTGAGAGATAGTATGATCCCTCTCT of the Capsicum annuum cultivar UCD-10X-F1 chromosome 11, UCD10Xv1.1, whole genome shotgun sequence genome contains:
- the LOC107847185 gene encoding stress response protein NST1, producing the protein MNGESLVESHGRPHTGTKTLRRCNDGLGADHVILIDVELTESFSNVSFIDVPESKPKSWSPFGNIILIDDDDVSNENEYSEFGADDDHRFFHDPSPSMRSCSTSKSAKELRDEIDDDCQFVGENVIPPMKLSKCKRTYSGKVPVQNRHGLMSDDVNGSVDGRVENCITTQRERIKETSKYKKALEEELMSRQRALAIQAEEAKKLKLMLRRKKAESRRLLEMEERQKQRVAEMRETQRKDLENMNLKEPMKAEVQKELSKLELTCHDMASVLRGLGINVGDGTSHEVRVAYKKAVLKFHLDRASQSDIRQQVEAEEKF